A genome region from Megalobrama amblycephala isolate DHTTF-2021 linkage group LG16, ASM1881202v1, whole genome shotgun sequence includes the following:
- the LOC125248433 gene encoding NACHT, LRR and PYD domains-containing protein 12-like, with protein MKDNPLLTSETVLYDLIFISVRGQILFHLFRFIMDDTQTSGDVDVSPEYSSVDQKRSEPEPSCVSMRSDESMGHPVNIKSGDTQTDLGRFLRSRPDVTEPVCEKMKSDKSMNQEMNENMYSGDSHEVLNGFRSNLMKKFECLYEGTAQQGNPTLLNEIYTELYITESESGEISNEHEVRQIEIQSRRAATEDTPIQCNDIFRPLPGQDKPIRSVLTKGVAGIGKTVSVQKFILDWAEGKENQDVQLIFPLPFREINMMKDKTLSLSDLLHVFFPDTKEMEISSDKYKVLFIFDGLDECRLSLDFQSDVRLCDVSESASVDVLLMNLIVGNLLPSALIWITSRPAAADLVPSECVHRVTEVRGFNEPQKEEYFSRRISDQSLANTIISHLKSSRSLYIMCHIPVFCWISAAVLEKMLSEAESGEIPKTITQMYTHFLILQTNIKHEKDYEKNVTDEDMILKLGKVAFQQLMKGNVIFYEEDLRECGIDVTEASVYSGLCTQIFREEFGWYQGKVFCFVHLSVQEHLAALYVHLSCTNNNRNVFDQITKQSLWSKVKERFKHVSLSDLHQRAVDEALQSKNGHLDLFLQFLLGLSVKSHQIPLQGLMKQTRSRSDSNEKTVEYIKKKISTIDSPEKFINLFHCLNELGDHSLVEQIQQYLKSGRIKEAKLSSSQWSAVVFVLLTSEKKLAEFDINKFVGGNNKTEKRKVFQKLLPVIKESRSIQLYDCDLTDEGCAALTSALRSNPSYLRELSLSGNIIGKSVNLLSDVLQDPHCKLEELWLYDCGVTDEGCAALISALRSNPSYLRVLDLTKNKIGKSSVNLLSDVLQDPHCKLERLWLRDCDLTDEGCAALTSALRSNPSHLRELSLSGNIIGKSVNLLSDVLQDPYCKLELLWLYDCAVTDEGCAALASALRSNPSHLRELSLSLNKIGESVNLLSDVLQDPHCKLEKLWLKDCGVTDEGCAALASALRSNPSHLRELDLSGNKLKQSGVKLLCDLKDDPHYNLKELKY; from the exons atgaaggataatccacttcttacctcCGAGACTGTGTTATATGACCTTATCTTTATT AGTGTTCGAGGTCAGATTCTGTTTCACCTGTTCAGATTCATCATGGATGACACACAAACATCCGGAGATGTAGATGTTTCTCCAGAATACAG TTCAGTTGATCAGAAGAGATCAGAACCagagcccagctgtgtgtctatgaggaGTGACGAGTCTATGGGTCATCCAGTAAATATTAAGAGTGGAGATACACAGACTGATCTCGG gcgaTTCCTGCGATCCAGGCCAGATGTTACAGAACCTGTCTGTGAGAAAATGAAATCTGATAAGTCTATGAATcaagaaatgaatgaaaacatgtATTCTGGTGACAG ccATGAAGTCCTCAATGGGTTTAGATCAAATCTGATGAAGAAGTTTGAGTGTCTGTATGAGGGAACAGCACAGCAGGGAAAcccaacactcctgaatgagaTCTACACAGAGCTCTACATCACAGAGAGTGAGAGTGGAGAGATCAGTAATGAGCATGAGGTGAGACAGATTGAGATACAATCCAGGAGAGCAGCAACAGAGGACACACCAATCCAATGCAATGACATCTTTAGACCTTTACCTGGAcaagacaaacccatcagatctgtgctgacaaagggagtcgctggcattggaaaaacagtctctgtgcagaagttcatcctggactgggctgaagggaaaGAGAATCAGGACGTCCAGCTCATATTTCCACTTCCTTTCAGAGAGATCAATATGATGAAGGACAAAACACTCAGTCTTTCAGATCTTCTTCATGTCTTTTTCCCAGACAcaaaagaaatggaaatatccagtgacaaatataaagtgttgttcatctttgatggtctggacGAGTGTCGTCTGTCTCTGGATTTTCAGAGCGATGTGAGGTTGTGTGATGTAAGTGAATCAGCCTCAGTGGACGTGCTGCTGATGAACCTCATTGTGGGGaatctgcttccctctgctctcatctggatcacctccagaccagcagcagctgatCTCGTCCCCTCTGAGTGTGTCCATCGAGTGACAGAGGTACGAGGCTTCAATGAGCCACAGAAGGAGGAATACTTCAGCAGGAGAATCAGTGATCAGAGTCTGGCCAATACAATCATCTCACACCTGAAATCATCAAGGAGCCTctacatcatgtgccacatcccagtgttctgctggatctcagccgCTGTTCTAGAGAAGATGTTGAGTGAAGCAGAGAGTGGAGAGATTCCCAAGACTATcactcaaatgtacacacacttcctgatCCTTCAGACCAACATCAAACATGAGAAGGACTATGAGAAGAATGTGACAGATGAAGACATGATCCTCAAACTGGGGAAAGTGGCTTTTCAGCAGCTCATGAAAGGCAATGTGATCTTCTATGAGGAAGACCTGAGAGAGTGTGGCATTGATGTGACAGAAGCATCAGTGTACTCAGGATtgtgcactcagatcttcagagaggagTTTGGCTGGTATCAGGGGAAAGTCTTCTGCTTTGTTCATCTGAGCGTTCAGGAACATCTAGCGGCTCTATATGTGCACCTCTCCTGtacaaacaacaacagaaatGTGTTTGACCAAATCACTAAACAGAGTTTGTGGTCTAAAGTTAAGGAGAGGTTTAAACATGTTTCATTATCTGATCTCCATCAGAGAGCTGTGGATGAGGCTCTGCAGAGTAAAAATGGACATCTGGACCTTTTTCTGCAGTTTCTTCTTGGTCTGTCAGTGAAGTCTCATCAGATTCCCCTACAAGGACTAATGAAACAGACAAGAAGCAGATCTGACAGCAATGAGAAAACGGTTGAGTACATCAAGAAGAAGATCAGCACCATTGACTCTCCAGAGAAATTCATCAATCTGTTccactgtctgaatgaactggGTGATCATTCACTAGTTGAACAAATACAACAGTACCTGAAATCTGGAAGAATAAAGGAAGCCAAACTCTCTTCATCTCAGTGGTCAGctgtagtttttgtgttgttgacatcaGAAAAGAAGCTGGCTGAGTTTGATATTAATAAATTTGTTGGAGGAaacaataaaactgaaaaacGTAAGGTTTTTCAGAAGCTGCTGCCTGTGATTAAAGAATCCAGATCAATTCA GTTGTATGATTGTGATCTCAcggatgaaggttgtgctgctctgacttcagctctaaGATCAAACCCCTCATACCTGAGAGAACTGAGTCTGTCTGGGAATATAATAGGAAAATCAGTGAATCTCCTGTCTGATGTACTACAagatcctcactgtaaactggaggaACTGTG gttgtatgattgtggagtcacagatgaaggttgtgctgctctgatttcagctctgagatcaaacccctcataCCTGAGAGTACTGGATCTGACTAAGAATAAAATAGGAAAATCATCAGTGAATCTGCTGTCTGATGTACTAcaggatcctcactgtaaactggagagacTGTG GTTGAGAGATTGTGAtctcacagatgaaggttgtgctgctctgacttcagctctgagatcaaacccctcacacctgagagaactgagTCTGTCTGGGAATATAATAGGAAAATCAGTGAATCTGCTGTCTGATGTACTACAGGATCCTTACTGTAAACTGGAGTTATTGTG gttgtaTGATTGTgctgtcacagatgaaggttgtgctgctttggcttcagctctgagatcaaacccctcacacctgagagaactgagTCTGTCATTGAATAAAATAGGAGAATCAGTGAATCTGTTGTCTGATGTACTAcaggatcctcactgtaaactggagaaactgtG GTTGAAGGATTGTggagtcacagatgaaggttgtgctgctctggcttcagctctgagatcaaacccctcacacctgagagaactggatctgtctGGGAATAAACTAAAACAATCAGGAGTGAAGTTGCTCTGTGATCTGAAGGATGATCCACATTATAACCTGAAGGAACTAAAATATT GA
- the LOC125248434 gene encoding NACHT, LRR and PYD domains-containing protein 3-like, producing MSFPSGDQIVLKLFNFIMNDTQTSRDEDFSPGCSSVDQKRSEPESSCVSMRSDVSMGHPDNFKSGDTQTVLSSVHQKRSEPEPSCVPIDKSRDTQTDVSHEVLNRFRSNLKKKFECLHEGTAQQGNPTLLNEIYTELYITESESGEISNEHEVRQIEIQSRRAATEDTPIQCNDIFRPLPGQDKPIRTVLTKGVAGIGKTVSVQKFILDWAEGKENQDVQLIFSLPFREINLMKDKTLSLSDLLHVFFPETKEMEISSDKYKVLFIFDGLDECRLSLDFQSDVRLCDVSESASVDVLLMNLIVGNLLPSALIWITSRPAATDLVPSECVHRVTKIRGFNEPQKEEYFRKRISDQSLANTIISHLKSSRSLDIMCHIPVFCWISAAVLEKMLSEAESGEIPKTLTQMYTHFLILQTNIKHEKDYEKNVTDEDMILKLGKVAFQQLMKGNVIFYEEDLRECGIDVTEASVYSGLCTQIFREEFGWYQEKVFSFVHLSIQEHLAALYVHLYFIKNSSQVFSSVFSDLSMFFTYTLSDLHQRAVDEALESKNGHLDLFLRFLLGLSVESHQILLQGLMKQTRSRSDSNEKTVEYIKEKIRTIDSPEKYINLFHCLNELGDHSLVEEIQQHLESGRINAVKLSSSQWSAVVFVLLTSEEMLDEFDLRKFVGGNNEAEKLNVLQKLLPLMKESRSIQLECSDLTDEGCAALASGLRSNLSQLRVLNLSWNKISNSVKFLSPVLEDPHCKLEILRLHDCGATEEGCAAVASALRSNPSHLRDLDLSKNELGHSVKLLSALLENPYCKLEILWLIRCGVTDEGCAALTSALRSNPSHLRKLNLSENKIGESVKHFSALLEDPRCKLEILWLWNCGITVEGCAALTSALRSNPSHLKDLDLSVNKLGNSAVKILSAVLEDPHCKLETLRLNDCGVTDEGCAALASALRSNPSHLRCLSLCGNNLGQSGVKLLSDLKDIQIIK from the exons ATGTCATTTCCATCCGGAGATCAGATTGTGTTGAAGCTGTTTAACTTCATCATGAACGACACACAAACATCTAGAGATGAAGATTTTTCTCCAGGATGCAG TTCAGTTGATCAGAAGAGATCAGAaccagagtccagctgtgtgtctatgaggaGTGACGTGTCTATGGGTCATCCGGATAATTTTAAGAGTGGAGATACACAGACTGTTCTCAG TTCTGTTCATCAGAAGAGATCAGAACCAGAGCCCAGCTGTGTGCCAATAGATAAGAGTCGAGATACACAGACTGATGTCAG CCATGAAGTCCTCAACAGGTTTAGATCAAATCTGAAGAAGAAGTTTGAGTGTCTGCATGAGGGAACAGCACAGCAGGGAAAcccaacactcctgaatgagaTCTACACAGAGCTCTACATCACAGAGAGTGAGAGTGGAGAGATCAGTAATGAACATGAGGTGAGACAGATTGAGATACAATCCAGGAGAGCAGCAACAGAGGACACACCGATCCAATGCAATGACATCTTTAGACCTTTACCTGGAcaagacaaacccatcagaactgtgctgacaaagggagtcgctggcattggaaaaacagtctctgtgcagaagttcatcctggactgggctgaagggaaaGAGAATCAGGACGTCCAGCTCATATTTTCACTTCCTTTCAGAGAGATCAATTTGATGAAGGACAAAACACTCAGTCTTTCAGATCTTCTTCATGTCTTTTTCcctgaaacaaaagaaatggaaatatccagtgacaaatataaagtgttgttcatctttgatggtctggacGAGTGTCGTCTGTCTCTGGATTTTCAGAGCGATGTGAGGTTGTGTGATGTAAGTGAATCAGCCTCAGTGGACGTGCTGCTGATGAACCTCATTGTGGGGaatctgcttccctctgctctcatctggatcacctccagaccagcagcaacTGATCTCGTCCCCTCTGAGTGTGTCCATCGAGTGACAAAGATACGAGGCTTCAATGAGCCACAGAAGGAGGAAtacttcaggaagagaatcagtgatcAGAGTCTGGCCAATACAATCATCTCACACCTGAAATCATCAAGGAGCCTTgacatcatgtgccacatcccagtgttctgctggatctcagccgCTGTTCTAGAGAAGATGTTGAGCGAAGCAGAGAGTGGAGAGATTCCCAAGACTCTcactcaaatgtacacacacttcctgatCCTTCAGACCAACATCAAACATGAGAAGGACTATGAGAAGAACGTGACAGATGAAGACATGATCCTCAAACTGGGGAAAGTGGCTTTTCAGCAGCTTATGAAAGGCAATGTGATCTTCTATGAGGAAGACCTGAGAGAGTGTGGCATTGATGTGACAGAAGCATCAGTGTACTCAGGATtgtgcactcagatcttcagagaggagTTTGGCTGGTATCAGGAGAAAGTCTTCAGCTTTGTTCATCTGAGCATTCAGGAACATCTAGCGGCTCTATATGTGCACCTCTATTTTATAAAGAACAGCTCACAGGTCTTCTCTAGTGTGTTCTCTGACCTCTCAATGTTTTTCACATATACTTTATCTGACCTACATCAGAGAGCTGTGGATGAGGCTCTAGAGAGTAAAAATGGACATCTGGACCTTTTCCTGCGGTTTCTTCTGGGTCTGTCAGTGGAGTCTCATCAGATTCTCCTACAAGGACTAATGAAACAGACGAGAAGCAGATCTGACAGTAATGAGAAAACAGTTGAGTACATTAAAGAGAAAATCAGGACCATTGACTCTCCAGAGAAATACATCAATCTGTTccactgtctgaatgaactggGTGATCATTCACTCGTGGAGGAAATACAACAGCATCTGGAATCTGGAAGAATAAATGCAGTCAAACTCTCTTCATCTCAGTGGTCAGCTGTAGtctttgtgttgttgacatcaGAGGAGATGCTGGATGAGTTTGATCTCAGGAAGTTTGTTGGAGGAAACAATGAAGCTGAAAAACTTAATGTTCTTCAGAAGCTGCTGCCTCTGATGAAAGAATCCAGATCAATTCA gttagAGTGTAGTGAtctcacagatgaaggttgtgctgctctggcttcaggtCTGAGATCAAACCTCTCACAACTGAGAGTACTGAATCTGTCCTGGAATAAAATTTCAAATTCAGTGAAGTTTCTCTCTCCTGTACTGgaggatcctcactgtaaactggagatacTGAG gttgcaTGATTGTGGCGCCACAGAGGAAGGTTGTGCTGCtgtggcttcagctctgagatcaaacccctcacacctgagagatcTGGATCTATCTAAGAATGAACTAGGACATTCAGTGAAGCTTCTCTCTGCTTTACTGGAGAACCCTtactgtaaactggagatatTGTG gttgattcgttgtggtgtcacagatgaaggttgtgctgctctgacttcagctctgagatcaaacccctcacacctgagaaaaCTGAATCTGTCTGAGAATAAAATAGGAGAATCTGTGAAGCATTTCTCAGCTCTACTGGAGGATCCTCGCTGTAAACTGGAGATACTTTG gttgtgGAATTGTGGCATCACAgttgaaggttgtgctgctctgacttcagctctgagatcaaacccctcacacctgaaaGATCTGGATCTGTCTGTGAATAAACTAGGAAATTCAGCTGTGAAGATTCTCTCTGCTGTCCTAgaggatcctcactgtaaactggagacaCTGAG